One Elgaria multicarinata webbii isolate HBS135686 ecotype San Diego chromosome 6, rElgMul1.1.pri, whole genome shotgun sequence DNA segment encodes these proteins:
- the QNG1 gene encoding queuosine 5'-phosphate N-glycosylase/hydrolase has translation MEAFLNPKESAKFIAENSKDVYIEDDGVRKVAEMLFNKVLEKEFSVAGWKSSHELNPQAVSEDAVNWVFLVDALNFSFWSEREDHKCLVKYKGKTYSGYWSLCAAVNRALDEGIPITSASHYATMTLEQVKHAFRSDTDVPMPLIEERHRVLNETGTVLLEKFGGSFLTCVKKSGESAQKLLQIIVENFPSFRDEATFQGRKVVFYKRAQILVADTWSVLEGKGDGCFSDISSVTIFADYRIPQVLVHLGAMKYSDELMKKLKEGYMFQSGDQQEVEIRGCSIWCCDLICNYLLDLYKKKGENMSEKINAVLLDYYLWDYARDHREDMKGIPFHRVRCIYY, from the exons ATGGAAGCATTCTTGAACCCTAAAGAATCTGCCAAGTTTATAGCAGAAAACAGCAAAGATGTGTACATTGAAGATGATGGTGTACGAAAAGTTGCAGAGATGTTGTTTAACAAAGTCTTAGAGAAGGAGTTCAGTGTTGCTGGCTGGAAGTCGTCTCATGAGCTGAACCCCCAAGCAGTGTCTGAAGATGCAGTGAACTGGGTGTTCCTTGTCGATGCCCTCAATTTTTCATTTTGGTCTGAACGTGAAGATCATAAATGTCTGGTGAAGTATAAAGGCAAAACCTACAGTGGCTACTGGTCTCTTTGTGCTGCAGTCAACAGAGCACTTGATGAGG GAATACCCATTACCAGTGCTTCACATTATGCCACTATGACACTGGAGCAAGTGAAGCATGCATTTCGCTCAGACACAGATGTTCCCATGCCTTTAATCGAAGAGAGACATCGTGTGCTGAATGAGACTGGGACAGttctcctggagaaatttggaggcTCTTTCCTCACATGTGTTAAGAAAAGTGGGGAAAGTGCCCAGAAATTACTACAGATAATAGTGGAAAATTTCCCATCCTTTAGAGATGAGGCTACATTTCAG GGTAGAAAAGTGGTTTTTTACAAACGGGCTCAAATCCTTGTAGCTGACACCTGGAGTGTATTGGAAGGAAAGGGAGATGGCTGCTTCAGTGACATTTCCAGTGTGACTATATTTGCTGACTATCGGATACCACAGGTGCTTGTTCACTTAGGAGCAATGAAATATTCTGACGAACTCATGAAAAAGCTCAAGGAAG GGTACATGTTCCAGTCTGGTGACCAACAGGAAGTAGAGATCCGAGGCTGCTCTATTTGGTGTTGTGACCTTATTTGCAATTACTTGTTGGATCTTTATAAAAAGAAAGGTGAGAACATGAGTGAAAAAATCAATGCAGTTCTCCTTGATTATTATCTTTGGGATTATGCTCGGGATCATCGGGAAGACATGAAAGGAATTCCTTTTCATCGTGTACGTTGCATATACTATTAA